A region from the Acomys russatus chromosome 20, mAcoRus1.1, whole genome shotgun sequence genome encodes:
- the LOC127204660 gene encoding zinc finger protein-like 1, which produces MGLCKCPKRKVTNLFCFEHRVNVCEHCLVANHAKCIVQSYLQWLQDSDYNPNCRLCNTPLASRETTRLVCYDLFHWACINERAAQLPRNTAPAGYQCPSCNGPIFPPANLAGPVASALREKLATVNWARAGLGLPLIDEVINPEPEPLNSSDFSDWSSFNATTTPVQEERQSTSAAPAFYSQVPHPSSPSCPEQHTVIHMGSTEALTHAPRKVYDTRDDDRTAGLHGDCDDDKYRRRPALGWLAQLLRSRAGSRKRPLTLLQRAGLLLLLGLLGFLALLALMSRLGRAAADSDPNLDPLMNPHIRVGPS; this is translated from the coding sequence ATGGGACTTTGCAAGTGCCCCAAGAGGAAGGTGACAAACCTGTTCTGCTTCGAACACCGGGTTAACGTCTGCGAGCACTGTCTGGTAGCCAATCATGCCAAGTGCATCGTGCAGTCCTACTTGCAGTGGCTACAAGACAGTGACTACAACCCCAATTGCCGCCTGTGCAACACACCCCTGGCCAGTCGGGAGACCACCCGTCTTGTGTGCTATGATCTCTTTCACTGGGCCTGCATCAATGAACGTGCTGCCCAGCTACCACGAAACACGGCGCCTGCAGGCTACCAGTGCCCCAGCTGTAATGGCCCCATCTTTCCCCCAGCCAACCTAGCTGGCCCAGTGGCTTCAGCACTGAGAGAGAAGCTAGCCACAGTCAACTGGGCCCGGGCAGGACTGGGCCTCCCTCTGATCGATGAGGTGATAAACCCAGAGCCGGAGCCCCTCAATTCCTCAGACTTCTCAGACTGGTCCAGCTTTaacgccaccaccacccctgtgcaagaggagagacagagcaCTTCTGCTGCTCCAGCTTTCTACAGCCAAGTTCCCCACCCTTCTTCCCCGAGCTGTCCCGAGCAGCACACAGTGATACACATGGGTAGTACTGAAGCTCTGACCCACGCCCCAAGGAAGGTGTATGACACTCGGGATGATGACCGGACAGCAGGCCTCCACGGAGACTGTGACGATGACAAATACCGTCGCAGGcctgctctgggctggctggcccaACTGCTCCGGAGCCGGGCTGGGTCCCGGAAGCGGCCACTGACTCTACTCCAGCGGGCagggctgctgctcctgctggggCTCCTGGGCTTCCTGGCACTCCTCGCCCTTATGTCTCGACTCGGCCGGGCTGCAGCTGACAGTGATCCCAATCTGGACCCGCTCATGAACCCGCACATCCGCGTAGGTCCTTCCTGA